The region TGTTGTCCTTTCAAGTGTCAGGCCTTGAACCGCTGACAACGAAATTTTGATGGGGGTCATGTGGAAAATTGGCTGGGAATTTTCCCTTTTCTGGGGTATCTGGAACTGGAAGCCTTCTACCCACTTATGTATGTTGGCATTTTAAATTAGCGTTAATTGAACCCATCTGGGCGGAGATTTGATTTccttttttatgttttctgtCTTGCtgtgcttttgcttttggacATGTCAGCAAGTCAATCAGTCGGTCCATCACTCAGTTAGCCAGCTGTCAGAGCTGTGTATGTGTTGAACAGGAGATGGAGCTGACGATAAATATGGGTGGAAAATACTCCGGCTAAGGCCCTAGAATCGAATTCGATTGGACTTGGCACGGCTCAAAATATTTTAAGCGAAAATGTTGCGCATATGTTGCCTTAAATGCAGTGATACGGAAAGCGATAAATagtaataaatgaaatatgcaTTCAAATTAATTGTCCATAGGGCATGCCTGCGCGGAAAGTCCCTGTCCTGGATGATCAAAAACAAATGGACGTAAGGGACAAGTAAGGCTTTTACCGATTGCATTATGGCAGGGTATTTCCGACAGCCAATGGTATTTGTTTGTAGAGTTTATTTATAACATTTGTTTCCCAACTAAGCTTCTAGAGGTTAATCAGCCAGAAAATCAACAGTTGCGCATAATTAATGtgtccatttccatttacaaTTCCATGTGCATTGAACCACAAATGTGCAGCAAACAATTTATTAACTGGCTCTGCCGCAGTCACATATTTGATGCCCGGACCGGCCGCCCGGCCCCCGTCCGGACAAGGCCTAATTAATTTCACGCTTTTTCTCTCCGCGCATCCGTCTCTTGGAGACGGTTTCTTTTGGGgaatttcataaatatttaatgcaaAATAATTAACAGAATCGGTGGGCAAACGGACGATAGCAATGATTGATTGCCTCCCGCCGCCATTTGGACAATCATAAAATTTCCGTTAATCAagttttattaattaaagCCGACAACCTCCCTCCCACACAGACAGTAAATCATTCCGATTAAACGCTTTTGAGGTCTGTCACCAGGTACTTCTGTCACCCTTGCCAAAATCCCCTGGATACATCaattttttctctctttctggctttGTCCAAAATTGcagaaatttaattacatATTTTCACTTATTGGAAAGTGTAGAAAGATTTAAAGTTGCAGCCACAAATCAAAGTTAAATGCAACTTCTTGTTGGATATTCGAGACATTTTCAGACAATAATTACTGTTAGACTATTTTTGTGAATTCAGTTATTAATGATATCTGATAATGCAATGTATGGCATAAATGTGTGTTATTACTATTTATTGAGAAAATTTAACAAGTAATAACCAATGAGTGATACGGTGCCACACAATGGTACAATGGTTTCAATGaagtgcagctgctgcagatcCTTAATCTGCGTGATTGCCTTCAATGGCCTGCAAGGCTGAAAATTATCGCATAAAATATGATGTCCGTTTGTAGGTTCATATGCCAACTAGTCCCTCCTCCAGTAATTAAGCTATGAAAATCAAACCTGGCCCTGCTCCCTTCGAACCCCGAGGCATTTGGTTATTTCTTGCTGAGATTGGAATTGGAACTCATGATATATAGTAAATATGTTTCAAATAAGTTTAATCGTTGTTGTGTTGGGTgaaaattaaacacaaattaatgTATCAAAACAATAAATCAAAGCAATTACCTAATTGCCTTTTATGACTCCAACCAGGTGGGACAATCACTGATAGAGCCGGCAAGGACTGAACTTCAGTTTGGCTTCCTCCGCTCAACGCTATGGCGGTGCTGTACTTTTTTCGGGAACCTGAGACCCTCTACGACTGTGCCAGCTTCATCTGCGGCCTCCAGTTCGTGATGTGCTGCAACGGGTTCAGTGGACGGGGCACCGGTTTCGCGATTACCCGCTGGAAGAGGACCTATTCGCTGGGCATGGCAGGACTGGCGGTCCTGGTCCTGTTCGTCTCGCTCAGCGGTCTGTTGGGGAGCGAGGAGATCCGCAGCCGAATGGCAGCCGTCGACAAGATGGTGCTGAGCATTGCGGCTCTGGAGGTGGTCATGTCCACGCTGGTGTTTGTCGTCACGGTGGTGTCCCTGCAGGCGGCCGCCCGCCGCCACATTAACATCTATGTGCGCCTGTCCGCTATGGATACGCTGCTGATGCGGGACTTTGGAGCCAGCCTTAATTACCGGAAGCTGCTCAGGAAGAACATTGTGGTGCTCTTGACCGTCACCGTGCTCTACCTGGGGGCCATCACAAGCGCCGTGATCCAGATGGCCAGCGGGCACCGCACCTTGTTCCTGCTGTCCGCCTACTGTTACGTCATCGTGACGGCGGGCCCTCACTTCACGGGCTACGTCCACATGAGTCTCGTCGAGCTGCTCTCCATCCGCTTCCGGCTGCTCCAGAAGATCCTCAGCCCAAAGTTTCTGGAGTGGCGGTTCCCGCAGCGGCAGCTCAGAGAGCAGCGCGTCCGACAGGCCGTGGCCATGGTCCAAGAGCTCCATCAGCTCATCACGGAGATCAATCGGGTGTACGCGTTCAGTCTGTGGATGTCGATGGCCCACGACCTGGCCATCACCACCAGCGAGCTCTACATCATCTTCGGCATGGGTGTGGCGAGCATGGAGGAGCGCGAAGATGAGGAGATGCAGCTGAATCTGAAGCGGGAGCAGCACAAAGGCAGCCGGGTTTTGCTGGGCTACGTGGCACTCTGCATGGCCGCTCCTCTGTATAAGCTGCTCATCGGACCCTTCTACTGCGAACGCACAGTCCTCGAGGCCCGGCGGTGCCTCCGCCTCATCGAGCAGCTGGACAACTGGTACCCCACCAGTCCAGCCACGAAGCAGCTGGTTAACTCTCTGATGTGCTGGCGCTTGCAATCCCGTCCGCAGTTCACAATCGGCTTCGACATTCTCCTCAATCGAACGGTCCTAACTCTGGTGGGTACCGCTGGGATTGTCTTCCCTGATTCACTGTCTAATTTCGTCTGCTTTCGTTCCAGTTCGTCTCGATTCTGGTGAACTATCTGCTCATTCTCATCCAGTTCGCTATGACCCAGAAGATGGGCGAACATATTGAGCAGCAGAAGGTGGCCCTGCAGAACTGGATCGGTATATAATAAACACGAACGAGATAATTACATGCCATAAGGATAGGGATCCTCTCTCGAGCCCAAAAACATCCAGCACAAGAATCCTAATGttatgaaacgcactgtacaaAGACACTAAGTACgttatgtatgtgtgtatatttttcgTTGGCTAAATTAATTTACTGCCGGTGCCTCGTTAGCATGGAAAGTCCATAAATAAGTCACCTCCTAGGAGAAAGGGAAGCGCCCTGTTGCAGGCATCTCGCGCCCACTGTCCGTgcccaggaccaggcccaCTGCACCCAGGAGAGCCGACATTGCCGCTGGCTAATGATTATAAGGCTTgtcgttttattttatttgaattttatgcaaatttcttgCCGGAACGGGCAGGGTGGGACAGGCGGTCACTTTATCAATGCAGGCCATGCCCAGGTGGCAGCCCCCCAAGGGCCAGTTCTTCGCTAATTGCGGGGGAATACAATGTCCATTGATTTTTTGAAACTGATGTGAAGCAACATCCAAGTCAAACAGATCGATTTGGTCATTCCTGCCCAACGAAGAAGATAAAGCCAGAGGAGCACAAAGAAGGAATTCCTTTCTTGTCCACAGTTTATACATATTTCCGTTTAATACCGAAATCAATGTTGAAACGTTCACATAAAGTCAGCAACTATTATCCCGCCCACAGTGGCACAGTGTTACagtgccacatgccacatgatTGTTATTACTTCAATTTACGGCCTGGCTGAAAGGGAGTCGTGGAATGTTTATGGGAAAGCGGCCGTTATGCCTATCGTTACCATTGTCCGGGGAGACATGACTCGTAATTGAATAATATTTTCTCgatctctccatctctctccatctctctctctctctctctgtgtgtgttgctcCTGGACGTTGGTTTCCTTTGTTTCATTCAAGAATTTTCGATTGGCATTGCTGCAAGCATATCCCATATATATGAACGCCATATAATTTGCAATAATTACCAATGACAGACCCGCTTCTTTTTGTCCCAAGATATGGGTGCACAATTACGAGTGGCATTGCATGAGactaattgaaaattgattgCGCCCACTTAGCCCAAATAATTACCGGAATAATGTTTGCCCCAATAATCTACAATATCCAAGGGCAAAAGCCATAGAAATTGTTGCATTAAATTGGGAATTCTGTTCGGCAGCAAAAGACGATTGTAATTATGGACAAAACGATTACAAGTGGTCAAACGATACATaccacataaatacatacaacaAACTGTATGATTCCAAAtaccaaaccaaaacaaaaaactgtgtttttttttggtcgaaaattatatttcaaatgaaattttgctttaaataaaaaaactatATTTGAAATCTAATTAGTAGCACGTATTTGCTCTGGATTCAACATAGAAAATTTGTGGGATTATCCTATTAGTTTCTCTTCAACACTTCACCGCCTTCCGACAAGACCTCTCCTTTGTGCATATTGTTAGATGCAGAAAAAAATACGCTGCGAGAAAAGTGTAATATTCGAGAGGCGAGGTCTTTGATACCctaggatatatattttttcgaaCCATAATTGAAAACGTTTGCTTCGATTATTTCTCTAGGTTATCCATACGATATCCTGATTCAATCTACCTCTTACACCAAAAGGAATAGTCTGTGTAATATGTCATTCAGAAACGTTTCAAGTGTGAGTTCCTAATATGCAGGGTTTGTTATCAcgatatttgtttgtttgatgaCAATGAAGGCTGCAACTTATCATTACGGGTCATGTTTTCGATATAAACTTTCGCAGTCGATATTTTCGAATGAACGAGCTAAAGAACAGAGCTGCATTTTAGAACGGCTTTTACGGCTTTATCTTTATCAAATGATTCCGTCTCCCCGCTGCAAACATCTAATGGAAATCAGAATACTCTCTCGTTGGGTATAGCAAAGAATCCTTTTTGTACCTTGCGCAAGAAAAACTAAGGACGGAAAGCTTTTGTAATGTCCGAGCCGAAAACGCATAATAACGTAACCCGCTTTACTTAACTAACTCATTTAAAAGTTTCACTAATAGCATGTCACACATGGCCAGGACGGAGCATATGGCGTGTGCTTAGCCCAATTAAAATGTGGTCAGGGCTGAAGCCTTTACAGCGCGCGAGAGTTGCCCGCATCAGGCAGAGGCGGAGCAGAAGCTTctgaggatgaggatggggATAGGATTCAAAAGTTGGAGCAGAGCAGCACACTCAGTGGCTGAGGTTaaggcaatggcagtggcaggaggaggagaaggaggaggctcCGAGCCGAAGCACATCTGCCTCAGTTTATGCACAAAAGTTGCAGCAACAATGCAGGAATAGTCGCGTTTTTGCTCGGCTCTCTTCCATTTTGGAGCTTAATTAGCAGGCGCAG is a window of Drosophila pseudoobscura strain MV-25-SWS-2005 chromosome 3, UCI_Dpse_MV25, whole genome shotgun sequence DNA encoding:
- the Gr57a gene encoding putative gustatory receptor 57a; amino-acid sequence: MAVLYFFREPETLYDCASFICGLQFVMCCNGFSGRGTGFAITRWKRTYSLGMAGLAVLVLFVSLSGLLGSEEIRSRMAAVDKMVLSIAALEVVMSTLVFVVTVVSLQAAARRHINIYVRLSAMDTLLMRDFGASLNYRKLLRKNIVVLLTVTVLYLGAITSAVIQMASGHRTLFLLSAYCYVIVTAGPHFTGYVHMSLVELLSIRFRLLQKILSPKFLEWRFPQRQLREQRVRQAVAMVQELHQLITEINRVYAFSLWMSMAHDLAITTSELYIIFGMGVASMEEREDEEMQLNLKREQHKGSRVLLGYVALCMAAPLYKLLIGPFYCERTVLEARRCLRLIEQLDNWYPTSPATKQLVNSLMCWRLQSRPQFTIGFDILLNRTVLTLFVSILVNYLLILIQFAMTQKMGEHIEQQKVALQNWIGI